The Citrifermentans bemidjiense Bem genome window below encodes:
- a CDS encoding XrtA/PEP-CTERM system exopolysaccharide export protein produces the protein MKLKVLLLSVFLITCMPLFALAADYQIGEGDSLDIAVWGVKELNFPVKVRPDGKITVPGLGEVVASGMAPSTLQTHLAARLKELVKNPIVTVTVREITNSKVYIFGSGVKAAVYDLSRRTTLLQLLCTLPDVKTADLRNSYLLRGGQKVKTDLYRLFTLGDIGQDLLLESNDSLFIPLLTDRSVYVLGAVNTPKAIEYREGMKVMEAILESGGFNKFANQNEVLVRRKSGAQEQSLEVKAKKLFKDGDLSQNIELKPGDYVLVKESFF, from the coding sequence ATGAAACTGAAAGTCCTGCTATTGTCCGTCTTTCTCATCACGTGCATGCCCCTTTTTGCCCTGGCGGCTGACTACCAGATCGGTGAGGGCGACAGCCTCGACATTGCCGTCTGGGGGGTGAAGGAGCTGAATTTCCCGGTGAAGGTGCGTCCTGACGGCAAGATCACGGTCCCCGGGCTGGGCGAGGTGGTTGCCAGCGGCATGGCCCCGAGCACACTGCAGACTCATCTCGCGGCAAGACTCAAGGAACTGGTGAAAAACCCCATCGTCACCGTCACCGTGCGTGAGATCACCAACTCCAAGGTCTACATCTTCGGCTCGGGCGTCAAAGCCGCCGTCTACGACCTTTCCCGCCGTACCACTTTGCTGCAGCTCCTTTGCACCCTGCCGGACGTGAAGACCGCCGACCTCCGCAATTCTTACCTGTTGAGGGGAGGGCAGAAGGTGAAGACCGACCTGTACCGGCTCTTCACCCTGGGGGACATCGGGCAGGACCTGCTCCTTGAATCCAACGATTCCCTCTTCATCCCGCTTCTGACCGACCGCAGCGTCTACGTCCTGGGCGCGGTCAACACCCCGAAGGCGATCGAGTACCGGGAGGGGATGAAGGTGATGGAAGCGATCCTGGAGTCGGGTGGTTTCAACAAGTTCGCCAACCAGAACGAGGTGCTGGTACGTAGGAAAAGCGGCGCCCAGGAGCAGTCGCTGGAGGTTAAGGCCAAGAAGCTCTTTAAAGACGGTGACCTGAGCCAGAACATCGAGCTCAAGCCTGGCGATTACGTGCTGGTGAAGGAGAGTTTCTTCTAG
- a CDS encoding TIGR03013 family XrtA/PEP-CTERM system glycosyltransferase has protein sequence MNLRVAFNLFTDALMALAALVFAAGVRFGRFDLPENWEAEQGVAAGTIFVGVTLFSSYLMEVHSLPKESRKREIFAACLQSGCAAFFLLSVLYYLDPSLMLGRGVLFFALGFFIIFQFAWYAISGIEARTVPFAQRVLILGTGDLACQLGGLITSQGGSFTLAGYLECGEGMPAATVHQSETFNSQVMPVEGDLLQTARNHRVSIIVVALAERRGVLPLQEMMRCKLNGIEIVDAPTFYEIVQGKLMLEEMTPSWIIFSSGFRRNALINVYKRCVDILLSVVGLLLAAPLFPLIALAIKLDSPGPLFFKQVRVGTGEKPFLLYKFRSMCQDAERNGAVWAAKNDARVTRVGKFLRNSRIDEIPQLYNVLKGEMSFIGPRPERPEFVENLKKDIYYYSKRHTIKPGLTGWAQVRYPYGATVEDAKEKLRYDLYYIKNLSFLLDTQIIFETVKVVLFGRGR, from the coding sequence ATGAACCTCCGTGTAGCCTTCAACCTTTTCACCGATGCCCTCATGGCTCTGGCCGCACTGGTTTTTGCGGCCGGCGTCCGTTTCGGCCGCTTCGACCTGCCCGAAAACTGGGAGGCGGAGCAGGGGGTTGCTGCCGGCACGATCTTCGTGGGGGTCACCCTTTTTTCCTCCTACCTCATGGAGGTGCACAGTCTCCCCAAGGAGAGCCGCAAACGCGAGATCTTTGCGGCCTGTTTGCAGTCCGGCTGCGCCGCCTTTTTCCTGCTCTCCGTGCTCTACTATCTGGACCCGAGCCTCATGCTGGGGCGTGGCGTCCTTTTCTTTGCCCTTGGCTTTTTCATCATCTTCCAGTTCGCGTGGTACGCCATTTCCGGAATTGAAGCCCGCACCGTTCCCTTCGCGCAGCGCGTGCTGATCCTTGGCACTGGCGACCTTGCCTGCCAGCTGGGAGGACTGATCACCTCGCAGGGAGGTTCCTTCACCCTGGCCGGCTACCTTGAATGCGGTGAAGGGATGCCTGCGGCAACGGTGCACCAGTCCGAAACCTTCAATTCCCAGGTGATGCCCGTTGAGGGGGACCTGTTGCAGACCGCGCGCAACCACAGGGTCTCCATCATCGTGGTGGCGCTTGCCGAGAGGAGGGGAGTCCTGCCGTTGCAGGAGATGATGCGCTGCAAGCTGAACGGTATAGAGATCGTCGACGCTCCCACCTTTTACGAGATCGTACAGGGAAAGCTCATGCTTGAAGAGATGACGCCGAGCTGGATCATCTTTTCCTCCGGGTTTCGCAGGAACGCACTCATCAACGTCTACAAGCGTTGCGTCGACATCCTCCTTTCAGTCGTCGGGCTCCTGCTGGCCGCCCCCCTTTTCCCCTTAATCGCCCTGGCCATCAAGCTGGATTCCCCGGGGCCGCTCTTCTTTAAACAGGTGCGCGTCGGCACCGGCGAAAAGCCGTTTCTTTTGTACAAGTTCCGCTCCATGTGCCAGGACGCCGAGCGAAACGGCGCCGTCTGGGCAGCGAAAAACGACGCGCGGGTCACCCGCGTAGGAAAGTTTCTGCGCAACTCGCGTATCGACGAGATTCCCCAGCTCTACAACGTGCTCAAGGGGGAGATGAGCTTCATAGGCCCCAGGCCTGAGCGCCCCGAGTTCGTGGAGAACCTCAAGAAGGATATTTACTACTACTCGAAACGGCACACCATCAAACCCGGGCTCACCGGGTGGGCCCAGGTCCGCTACCCCTACGGCGCCACGGTTGAGGACGCCAAGGAAAAGCTCCGCTACGATCTCTACTACATCAAGAACCTCTCCTTCCTTCTTGACACGCAGATCATCTTCGAGACAGTGAAGGTGGTTTTGTTTGGCCGGGGGCGGTAG
- a CDS encoding XrtA-associated tyrosine autokinase, whose translation MSRIEEAMEKAARMRNGMEPPPPESVREPAGASALPPQTPQPVGSPALPPQPPQIPAVSPQYGRLAPQNPFLVNLHDPHSPAAEEYRKLKSALVKMTTGDVFRNCLMVTSSIPSEGKSLTALNLALSLAQELDHTVLLVDADLRRPSVHRYLNVEQGVGLSELLTGEAQVGETIIPTGIGKLSIIRAGRAIENPAELFTSQRGKALLTELKLRYPDRYIILDTPPVLPFAEARSLAHLVDGVLFVVMERLVSQANLKDALESLKACPILGMVYNAAAVDDKDGRYSYYRSADNA comes from the coding sequence ATGAGCAGAATAGAGGAAGCGATGGAAAAGGCGGCGCGCATGAGGAATGGGATGGAGCCTCCCCCTCCCGAGTCTGTGCGCGAGCCTGCGGGAGCCTCGGCGCTCCCGCCTCAGACGCCGCAGCCTGTTGGAAGCCCGGCGCTCCCGCCCCAGCCGCCGCAGATTCCGGCAGTCTCCCCGCAGTACGGAAGGCTTGCGCCGCAAAACCCCTTCCTGGTCAACCTGCACGACCCGCACTCCCCTGCGGCCGAGGAGTACCGCAAGCTGAAGTCGGCGCTAGTGAAGATGACCACCGGCGACGTGTTTCGCAACTGCCTCATGGTGACCAGCTCGATTCCCAGCGAGGGGAAGAGCCTGACCGCGCTGAACCTGGCCTTAAGCCTTGCCCAGGAACTGGACCACACCGTGCTTCTAGTCGACGCCGACCTGCGCCGCCCGTCCGTGCACCGTTATCTCAACGTGGAGCAGGGGGTGGGGCTTTCCGAGCTTCTAACCGGCGAGGCGCAGGTGGGTGAGACCATCATCCCGACCGGCATAGGCAAGCTCTCCATCATCAGGGCCGGGCGCGCCATCGAGAACCCCGCCGAGCTGTTCACCTCCCAGCGCGGCAAGGCGCTCCTGACCGAGTTGAAGCTACGCTACCCGGACCGCTACATCATCCTGGACACCCCGCCGGTGCTCCCTTTCGCCGAGGCGCGTTCCCTGGCGCATCTGGTGGACGGGGTGCTCTTCGTGGTCATGGAGCGGCTCGTGTCCCAGGCCAACCTGAAAGACGCGCTGGAGTCGCTCAAGGCCTGCCCCATCCTCGGGATGGTGTATAACGCCGCTGCGGTCGACGACAAGGACGGGCGCTACTCCTATTATCGCTCCGCCGACAACGCCTAG
- a CDS encoding XrtA/PEP-CTERM system-associated ATPase, with translation MYETFFQLQKKPFELIPDPDFIYLSRSHKKALTYLDYGIRERVGFILLTGEVGSGKTTIIRDLLNKRYERVVLAKIFNTRVNSEQLLAMINDDFGLPVAGKDKISLLRELNDFLLEQYALGNHPMLIIDEAQNLAADLLEEIRMLSNLESAHGKLLQIVLVGQPELRETLARPELLQLRQRISINCHLKALSLDEMSEYIEHRMTVAGNKEALSFPPGTLDLVYQFSRGIPRLVNIICDFLMLSAFAEESTVASVEMARDVLGDLEFEQHFWGDGKTGTRPAAEAAARPAGGAEDERLSTALSEVCATLALLREDFNTHVSRVDSEVAQLGRSVEGLGAALEQIREQAVQESNVEGGFVRRLFGSGAANANK, from the coding sequence ATGTACGAAACATTTTTCCAGCTGCAAAAAAAGCCGTTCGAGCTCATCCCCGACCCGGATTTCATCTACCTGAGCCGGTCGCACAAAAAGGCGCTCACCTACCTCGACTACGGCATCAGGGAGCGGGTGGGTTTCATCCTGCTCACCGGGGAGGTAGGATCCGGCAAGACCACCATCATCAGGGATCTCCTGAACAAGCGCTACGAGCGCGTGGTGCTGGCGAAGATCTTCAACACCCGGGTCAACTCGGAACAGCTGCTCGCCATGATCAACGACGATTTCGGGCTCCCCGTCGCCGGCAAGGACAAGATCTCCCTGCTGCGCGAGCTGAACGATTTCCTCCTGGAGCAGTACGCCCTGGGGAACCATCCCATGCTGATCATCGACGAGGCGCAGAACCTTGCAGCTGACCTCTTGGAGGAGATCAGGATGCTCTCCAACCTGGAGAGCGCCCACGGCAAGCTTTTGCAGATCGTGCTGGTGGGGCAGCCGGAGCTGCGCGAAACGCTGGCAAGGCCCGAGCTTTTGCAGCTTAGGCAGCGCATCAGCATCAACTGCCATTTAAAAGCGCTCTCCCTGGACGAGATGTCCGAGTACATCGAGCACCGCATGACGGTGGCGGGAAACAAAGAGGCCCTCAGCTTCCCGCCGGGGACCCTCGACCTCGTCTACCAGTTCAGCCGCGGCATTCCCCGCCTGGTCAATATCATCTGCGACTTCCTGATGCTCTCCGCCTTCGCCGAGGAGAGCACCGTAGCCTCGGTCGAGATGGCACGCGATGTCTTAGGCGACCTGGAGTTCGAGCAGCATTTTTGGGGGGACGGCAAGACCGGCACCAGGCCTGCCGCCGAGGCCGCGGCGAGACCGGCCGGCGGGGCTGAGGATGAGCGGCTCTCCACAGCCCTCTCCGAGGTCTGCGCCACCCTCGCATTGCTGCGCGAGGATTTCAACACGCATGTGTCGAGGGTAGACAGCGAGGTGGCGCAACTGGGGCGCTCGGTGGAGGGGCTTGGCGCAGCGCTAGAACAGATACGGGAACAGGCGGTCCAGGAAAGCAACGTAGAGGGAGGTTTCGTGCGCAGGCTCTTCGGTTCCGGCGCGGCGAATGCGAACAAATGA
- a CDS encoding XrtA system polysaccharide deacetylase, whose amino-acid sequence MLNALTIDVEDYFQVNAFEHYIPRENWDRYPLRVAGNVARLLDLLDEYQVKATFFVLGWVAERVPGTVREIQARGHEVACHGYGHQLIFRIGPQLFRDDIRRAKAVLEDITGTAVRGYRAPTYSITRESLWAFDLLLEEGFSFDSSVFPVYHDTYGIPDAPRFPYLVRRAAGTLQEFPLTTLPLKLAGKSVQLPIAGGGYLRLLPVALIKWGIDRVNQVEGKPCVLYLHPWEIDPDQPRIQAGWKSRFRHYNNLAKTEDKLRYLLKGVRYGTMSQALGL is encoded by the coding sequence GTGTTAAACGCCCTCACCATAGACGTCGAGGACTACTTCCAGGTAAACGCCTTTGAGCATTACATCCCCCGTGAGAACTGGGACCGCTATCCCCTGCGCGTAGCCGGCAACGTCGCGCGCCTGCTCGACCTTCTGGATGAGTACCAGGTGAAGGCGACCTTCTTCGTGCTGGGGTGGGTTGCGGAGCGCGTACCTGGCACGGTGCGCGAGATCCAGGCTCGCGGCCACGAGGTGGCTTGCCACGGCTACGGCCACCAGCTCATCTTCCGGATCGGCCCGCAGCTTTTCCGCGACGACATCCGCAGGGCCAAAGCGGTGCTCGAGGACATCACCGGTACGGCCGTCCGTGGGTACCGCGCTCCCACCTACTCCATCACCAGGGAATCGCTATGGGCCTTCGACCTGTTGCTGGAGGAAGGTTTCAGCTTCGATTCCAGCGTCTTCCCGGTCTATCACGACACCTACGGGATTCCCGACGCGCCCAGGTTCCCGTACCTGGTGCGGCGCGCGGCAGGGACACTGCAGGAGTTCCCGCTCACCACGCTCCCCTTGAAGCTGGCGGGAAAAAGCGTGCAGCTCCCCATAGCGGGTGGGGGGTACCTGAGGCTTTTGCCGGTAGCGCTCATCAAGTGGGGCATCGACCGGGTCAATCAGGTGGAGGGAAAGCCGTGCGTCCTCTATCTGCACCCCTGGGAGATCGACCCGGACCAGCCTCGCATCCAGGCAGGGTGGAAGTCGCGCTTTCGGCACTACAACAACCTCGCAAAGACCGAGGACAAGCTTCGCTACCTGCTCAAGGGGGTCCGCTACGGCACCATGAGCCAGGCGCTGGGGCTCTAA
- a CDS encoding TIGR03016 family PEP-CTERM system-associated outer membrane protein — protein sequence MKKFPTKKSNPFRLALLTATLLAGAAPAAAGDLTFTPLLTLSEEYNDNVLETAHDKKSDFVTRVQPGAALRYGSRFLTGDLSYNFDYQYYARGTRNEEKNHYASLHGTAEILDNFFFLEVSDTLSRVSLDVTRDVTGESLFANQSDQNTAIVSPYLLWHLGEKGTLKTGYRFRDTTYWGSPAISKRENQGFADVGLEISPKLSLSAGYVFAAVSTDIVDYDQHDLNTGFKYEYADKSFLFGGIGNRWQRFSGSRDVSNLFWNAGVSRDFGQLVATVQTKVLFTEDPLAVSTKEKTYEGSLEKTFQHGAAGGTLGYSKYTDTTSSAPDRKKAYLNGFLRYELAPRLSGSFVLLLDKVSRRAATDYACHLSGTAGVSYAFNDDFSASLSYSYTDYRRDWESAADARATNRLILALKKLF from the coding sequence ATGAAAAAGTTTCCGACCAAGAAATCGAATCCCTTTCGGCTCGCCCTATTGACGGCCACCCTCCTTGCGGGTGCCGCCCCTGCCGCTGCCGGCGACCTTACCTTCACTCCGCTTTTGACCCTCTCCGAGGAGTACAACGACAACGTCTTGGAGACGGCCCACGACAAGAAATCGGACTTCGTCACCAGGGTGCAGCCAGGTGCCGCTCTTCGCTACGGCTCCCGGTTTCTCACGGGGGACCTCAGCTACAACTTCGACTACCAGTACTATGCGCGCGGGACCAGGAACGAGGAAAAGAACCACTACGCAAGCCTCCACGGCACAGCGGAAATACTGGACAATTTCTTCTTCCTCGAGGTAAGCGACACCCTGAGCCGGGTTTCGCTGGACGTGACCCGCGACGTAACCGGAGAGAGCCTCTTCGCCAACCAGTCCGACCAGAATACTGCCATCGTTTCCCCCTATCTGTTGTGGCACCTGGGGGAGAAGGGGACGCTCAAAACCGGTTACCGCTTCCGCGACACCACCTACTGGGGCTCGCCGGCCATCAGCAAACGGGAGAACCAAGGATTCGCCGATGTAGGCCTGGAGATCTCGCCCAAGTTATCGCTCTCAGCCGGGTACGTCTTTGCCGCCGTCTCCACCGACATTGTTGACTACGACCAGCATGATCTGAACACCGGGTTCAAATATGAGTACGCCGACAAGTCCTTTCTCTTCGGCGGCATAGGGAACCGCTGGCAGCGCTTCTCCGGCTCGCGCGACGTGAGTAACCTTTTCTGGAACGCCGGGGTGAGCCGGGACTTCGGGCAGCTGGTCGCGACTGTGCAGACCAAGGTCCTCTTCACGGAGGACCCGCTCGCCGTCTCCACCAAAGAGAAGACCTACGAGGGGTCGCTGGAGAAGACCTTTCAGCATGGCGCCGCCGGGGGGACGCTAGGGTACTCGAAGTACACCGACACGACGAGCAGCGCCCCGGACAGGAAGAAGGCATACCTAAACGGCTTCTTGCGTTACGAGCTGGCCCCGCGCCTGAGCGGCTCATTTGTGCTGCTCCTGGACAAGGTGAGCCGCCGGGCCGCGACCGATTATGCCTGCCACCTAAGCGGCACTGCAGGGGTGAGTTATGCCTTCAACGACGACTTCTCCGCCTCGCTCAGCTACAGCTACACCGACTACCGTCGCGACTGGGAGAGCGCGGCCGATGCCAGGGCGACCAACCGGCTGATCCTGGCGCTGAAGAAGCTGTTCTGA
- the prsT gene encoding XrtA/PEP-CTERM system TPR-repeat protein PrsT, which yields MMKKFCLVLVILLTCAGCSSKTKESLYNEGKQQLEASNPGAAVVFFKNALEKDGNYLEARFQLAKAYAALGKNEQAEKEFTKVLTQNPTRDEVLLELAKLNNASGKGAQGFSYATQYLAKHPGAVDGLEAAGISCLVSKKHQEAREYFTQALKVDPSRSATKLELASLDMATGDTERAKALLNEVILAEQKNFKALYMLAAIENNSGHGDKAAVLYQKILQLDQNQVLALYKLGLLYLERGEVDKADQRADQMIKAFPKKGDGYRLKGLAAFYRKRFDDAITSLQQSVKLSPTLEAYHFLGLSYYSKGELENALSQFRVVLDRVPEARKSRLMTAQTLLAQKRTEDGIAEIKKVLASDDNDAVAHNLLGGAYMSQGLFEEGMRELNLATKLDPKMVNAHLKKGAFYFSKGRYTEGETELATAVQAAPDAQNSRLLLASYYQSQKKPAKALSTLKSGLKGGKGDAPLYNAIASLQFSGGNKAEGIKTLEQAKRVDPGFAATYQNLAGVYAATGDYPRAMAELNQLLARDAGNLRALLGLAALSEISGKESDAVAYYQKATQTKAPEAFLALAGYHQKKGNVAKAIGVLDEEIKIDPRAISALEAKGRILASQKEYQKALKVFDQVEALNEERGVALKIGAYVAMNDSSKAVEQAGRLIAKRPGSSQGYLLLATVHQSLRNIPAAINEVNKAIRADGKSVEARIALGNLYQGTKEYDKALASYQYAQRMNPDSVAAQFAIGALYDSTGKKNQAADAYRAVLQKNDRYVPALNNLAYLCADGYGSKEEALRLAISAFKQQPGNPGVMDTVGYALAKNGRSADAVKVMERAVALLPNDPTVRYHLGLAYYLAGDRARSEQALQKSLSLGQSPDTKAAQTLLAELKR from the coding sequence ATGATGAAGAAGTTTTGTCTCGTGTTGGTCATCCTGCTCACCTGTGCTGGATGCAGCAGTAAGACGAAAGAGTCTCTCTATAACGAGGGAAAGCAACAGTTGGAGGCTTCTAATCCTGGCGCTGCCGTCGTCTTCTTCAAGAACGCGCTGGAAAAGGATGGGAATTATCTGGAGGCACGTTTCCAGTTAGCCAAGGCATATGCGGCCCTTGGAAAGAACGAGCAGGCGGAAAAGGAATTCACCAAAGTCCTGACCCAGAATCCGACTAGGGACGAGGTACTGCTGGAACTGGCTAAGCTGAATAATGCTAGTGGGAAAGGTGCCCAAGGTTTCAGCTATGCCACGCAATACCTCGCAAAACATCCAGGGGCGGTTGATGGTCTCGAGGCTGCGGGGATTTCCTGTCTTGTCAGTAAAAAGCACCAGGAAGCGCGTGAATACTTTACTCAGGCTCTCAAAGTCGATCCTTCCCGCAGCGCCACAAAGCTGGAGCTTGCGTCGTTAGATATGGCCACAGGTGATACTGAGAGGGCCAAGGCTCTGCTCAATGAAGTGATCCTGGCGGAACAGAAAAATTTCAAGGCGCTCTATATGCTGGCAGCCATAGAGAACAATTCGGGCCACGGCGATAAGGCTGCCGTTCTGTATCAAAAAATATTGCAACTGGATCAGAATCAGGTTCTTGCTCTGTATAAACTAGGGCTGCTGTATTTGGAAAGGGGTGAAGTGGACAAGGCCGATCAAAGAGCCGACCAAATGATCAAGGCCTTCCCAAAAAAAGGTGATGGTTACCGTCTTAAAGGGCTGGCCGCCTTTTACCGCAAAAGATTCGACGACGCCATTACTTCGCTGCAGCAGTCTGTGAAGCTCTCACCGACCCTTGAGGCATATCATTTCTTGGGACTTAGCTACTACAGCAAAGGCGAGTTGGAGAACGCCCTGAGCCAGTTCCGCGTGGTGTTGGACCGGGTGCCTGAAGCTCGCAAGTCTAGGCTCATGACTGCGCAGACACTATTGGCGCAAAAGCGGACTGAGGACGGCATAGCCGAGATCAAGAAGGTTTTGGCCTCCGACGACAACGACGCTGTGGCCCACAACCTTTTGGGCGGGGCCTACATGTCACAGGGACTCTTCGAGGAGGGGATGCGCGAGCTGAACCTGGCCACAAAGCTCGATCCCAAGATGGTCAACGCCCACCTCAAGAAGGGCGCCTTTTATTTTAGTAAGGGGAGGTATACCGAAGGAGAGACAGAGCTTGCCACCGCCGTTCAAGCCGCTCCCGACGCCCAAAACAGCCGGCTTTTGCTTGCCTCCTACTACCAGAGCCAAAAAAAGCCGGCGAAGGCGCTCTCGACGCTTAAATCGGGACTCAAAGGGGGCAAAGGCGATGCCCCGCTTTACAACGCTATCGCTTCGCTGCAGTTCTCTGGGGGGAACAAAGCCGAGGGGATTAAGACTCTGGAGCAGGCCAAGCGCGTTGACCCAGGCTTTGCGGCGACCTACCAGAACCTTGCCGGCGTTTACGCCGCAACCGGAGATTATCCCCGCGCGATGGCGGAGCTTAACCAGTTGCTCGCCAGGGATGCCGGCAACCTGCGCGCTCTGCTCGGCCTGGCCGCCCTGAGCGAAATCAGTGGCAAAGAGTCGGACGCAGTCGCCTATTACCAGAAAGCTACCCAGACCAAGGCGCCGGAAGCGTTCCTGGCCCTGGCTGGTTACCATCAGAAAAAAGGGAATGTGGCGAAGGCCATAGGCGTTTTGGACGAGGAGATCAAAATAGATCCTCGCGCCATTTCGGCGCTAGAAGCAAAAGGGCGCATTCTGGCGTCGCAGAAGGAGTACCAGAAGGCCCTAAAGGTATTCGACCAGGTCGAGGCCCTTAACGAGGAGCGTGGCGTTGCACTCAAGATAGGCGCCTATGTGGCGATGAACGATTCTTCCAAGGCCGTCGAGCAGGCAGGTCGTCTCATCGCGAAACGTCCCGGTTCCAGCCAGGGGTACCTGCTCCTCGCCACGGTCCACCAGAGTCTCAGAAATATCCCTGCCGCTATCAACGAGGTGAACAAGGCAATACGCGCCGACGGCAAGAGCGTGGAGGCCCGCATCGCCCTGGGGAACCTCTACCAAGGCACGAAGGAGTACGACAAGGCGCTTGCCTCTTACCAATATGCGCAGAGGATGAATCCTGATTCCGTCGCCGCCCAGTTCGCCATCGGCGCTCTTTATGACAGTACCGGTAAAAAGAATCAGGCGGCGGATGCATACCGTGCGGTCCTGCAGAAAAATGACAGATATGTCCCGGCCCTCAACAACCTTGCCTACCTCTGTGCCGATGGGTACGGGAGCAAGGAAGAAGCGCTTCGGCTGGCGATCAGTGCTTTCAAGCAGCAGCCTGGCAATCCCGGCGTCATGGACACCGTCGGCTATGCACTGGCCAAGAATGGCCGCAGTGCTGACGCGGTGAAGGTTATGGAACGGGCCGTCGCGCTGCTTCCCAACGACCCGACCGTGCGCTACCACCTAGGACTTGCCTACTATTTGGCCGGGGACAGGGCGAGGAGCGAGCAGGCGCTGCAAAAATCCCTTTCACTGGGGCAGTCGCCGGACACCAAGGCGGCGCAGACGCTCCTGGCGGAGTTGAAGAGGTAA
- a CDS encoding XrtA system polysaccharide chain length determinant: MQSPETEYKKYLQLLISNKERFVVIALLLMTVAFVVSFVLPRKYEASSTVFIEKNVISELVKGITVTPSMEDTINVLTYEITSRTLLTKVMDSLDLNLGKSDSETEELIKQLQLSTKVKVKDKNLFTISFTHTNPRIARDYVNTLVRLYIEGNISSKRGESYDATKFLSEQIDTFNAKLQKVESEVNAYKRDKGGVIAIDEGKLFQEINVAQQKLYDLELRRHQLEGMRQITRRTGDPLQSRLAGLQKRLDELLVEYTDSFPEVVKVKGDIETVKAQISERRGQPSQPLDPGELAKIESEISAIKITESGLRRYIDTNRALLQTIPSAKAGLEKLELEKKNQKNIYDQLFARHGQSEVSKQMEVQDKSTTFRVVDPALLPVKPSSPDRLKLMLLGMVGGVAGSFALLFLVDHLNITVKEVEFVKGLGVPVLAVIPRLQDPEVEAKRRRRSRLILGCALVYFLVLMVFPGMELLGLPYMDKVLDLLSGPEARLRIKGLLQ; the protein is encoded by the coding sequence ATGCAGTCGCCAGAGACCGAGTACAAGAAGTATCTGCAGCTGTTGATCAGCAACAAGGAGCGCTTTGTCGTCATCGCCCTGCTGCTGATGACCGTCGCCTTCGTGGTCAGTTTCGTGCTTCCGCGCAAGTACGAAGCCAGCAGCACTGTCTTCATCGAGAAGAACGTGATCAGCGAGCTGGTCAAGGGGATCACCGTTACCCCCTCCATGGAAGACACCATCAACGTCCTCACCTACGAGATCACCAGCCGCACCCTCCTCACCAAGGTTATGGACAGCCTCGATCTGAATCTGGGCAAGAGCGACAGCGAAACCGAGGAGCTGATCAAGCAGCTGCAGCTTAGCACCAAGGTGAAGGTGAAGGACAAGAACCTCTTCACCATCTCCTTCACCCACACCAACCCCCGCATCGCCAGGGACTACGTCAACACGCTGGTGCGCCTTTACATCGAAGGGAACATCTCCTCCAAACGCGGTGAGTCCTACGACGCCACCAAATTCCTCTCCGAGCAAATAGACACCTTCAACGCTAAGTTGCAGAAGGTCGAGAGCGAGGTCAATGCCTACAAGCGGGACAAGGGGGGGGTCATTGCCATCGACGAGGGGAAACTCTTCCAGGAGATCAACGTCGCCCAGCAAAAGCTCTACGACCTCGAGCTAAGGCGCCATCAGTTGGAAGGGATGCGCCAGATCACCAGGAGGACAGGCGATCCCCTGCAGAGCAGACTCGCCGGGCTGCAGAAAAGGCTCGACGAACTGCTGGTGGAGTACACCGACAGTTTTCCCGAGGTGGTGAAGGTCAAGGGGGACATCGAGACGGTCAAGGCGCAGATTTCGGAGCGCCGGGGGCAGCCGTCCCAGCCGCTGGACCCGGGGGAGCTTGCCAAGATCGAGTCGGAGATCTCCGCCATCAAGATCACGGAAAGCGGCCTGAGGCGCTACATAGACACCAACCGCGCCCTGCTGCAGACCATCCCTTCGGCAAAGGCGGGGCTTGAGAAGCTGGAGCTGGAGAAGAAAAATCAAAAGAACATCTACGACCAGCTCTTTGCCCGTCACGGGCAGTCCGAGGTCTCCAAGCAGATGGAGGTGCAGGACAAGTCCACCACCTTCCGCGTCGTCGACCCGGCCCTGCTCCCGGTCAAGCCTTCCAGTCCGGACCGGCTGAAGCTGATGCTGCTGGGGATGGTGGGGGGGGTGGCAGGAAGCTTCGCGCTGCTTTTCCTGGTGGACCATCTGAACATCACGGTCAAAGAGGTGGAGTTCGTAAAGGGGCTGGGGGTGCCGGTCCTGGCGGTTATTCCGAGGCTGCAGGACCCGGAGGTCGAGGCGAAGAGGCGCAGGCGCTCGCGGCTGATCCTGGGCTGCGCTTTGGTGTACTTCCTGGTGCTTATGGTTTTCCCTGGCATGGAACTCCTGGGGCTACCCTATATGGACAAGGTGCTGGACTTACTGTCCGGGCCGGAAGCCCGGTTACGGATCAAGGGGCTTTTGCAGTGA